The proteins below are encoded in one region of Sander vitreus isolate 19-12246 chromosome 24, sanVit1, whole genome shotgun sequence:
- the LOC144512835 gene encoding uncharacterized protein LOC144512835 isoform X3 → MNSERKLSAGQRRALPSDVQKVIVGEEHQQEWSSSLDQEDTKPPHIKEEQEELRISQDEEQLQRLEEADITKFPFTPVPVKSEDDEEKPEFSQLHQRQTEEIKTEADGENCGGPEPAMKSDPDTHLQPDTDDETGDSSEPETDDSADWKETREPQSGLNSLNNDRFPVSDSRCTTDEKAFSCSECGKIFGWKTSLKRHMITHTGEKPFSCSVCQKTFTAKGSLKAHMRIHTGERPFSCSVCKKAFTVSGHLEKHMRIHTGEKPFICSVCNKAFTVKDSLKRHMRYHKGEKPFGCSICKKAFTEKGNLQAHMRTQHASVTSSPLVLLLPVCSTQVILI, encoded by the coding sequence ctttACCTTCAGATGTCCAGAAAGTGATTGTTGGTGAAGAACATCAGCAGGAGTGGAGCTCCAGTCTGGACCAGGAGGACACAaagcccccacacattaaagaggagcaggaggaacTCCGGATCAGTCAGGATGAAGAGCAGCTTCAACGGCTGGAGGAGGcggatatcaccaagttcccattcactcctgtccctgtgaagagtgaggatgatgaagagaaacctgagttctcacagcttcatcaaagacaaactgaagaaataaaaacagaagctgatggagagaactgtggaggaccagaaccagccatgAAATCAGATCCAGATACACATTTACAACCAGACACTGATGAcgagactggagactcttctgaacctgagactgatgacagtgcggATTGGaaagagaccagagaacctcagtcaggtttaaactctctgaataATGATAGATTCCCTGTTAGTGATTCAAGATGTACTACTGATGAGAAAGCgtttagctgctctgagtgtgggaaaatATTTGGTTGGAAGACAAGTCTGAAGAGACATATGATAACtcatacaggagagaaaccatttagctgctctgtCTGTCAGAAAACCTTTACAGCGAAGGGAAGTTTAAAggcacacatgagaatccacacggGAGAgagaccatttagctgctcagtctgtaagaaagccTTTACAGTGAGTGGACATTTagagaaacacatgagaatccacacaggagagaaaccatttatcTGCTCAGTCTGTAATAAAGCTTTTACAGTGAAGGACAGTTTAAAGAGACACATGAGATATCACAAAGGGGAGAAACCATTTGGCTGCTCAATttgtaagaaagcttttacagAGAAGGGAAATTTACAGGCACACATGAGAACCCAACACGCGAGTGTTACAAGCTCCCCCCTTGTTTTGCTTCTCCCTGTCTGCTCTACTCAGGTGATCCTGATTTGA